One window of the Parasphingopyxis algicola genome contains the following:
- a CDS encoding NAD(P)/FAD-dependent oxidoreductase, with product MTETVDCIVIGAGVVGLACAAALAKAGREVLVLEAAEAIGTQTSSRNSEVIHAGIYYSAGSLKAELCRTGKEMLYAYAADRGIAHKRSGKIIVASADAQLARLEEIKRAAAANHVTDLRDLDAAGLTALEPALVGVGGLFSPSTGIIDSHGLMLALEGDLTNAGGMVVLHTPVRSGEAMDSGIALTTGGDRPMRLIAETVVNCAGLSAPSVARSIAGIPSDAIPAAYHAIGHYYRLSGPAPCTHLVYPVPEPGGLGIHLTLDLGGQAKFGPDVRWIDEIDYRFDDSRFAEFLAAIRRYLPDIDADRLDPDYTGIRPKIVGPGEPAADFRIDGPERHGVQGLVNLYGIESPGLTAALAIGDYVSAMLRR from the coding sequence ATGACGGAAACGGTCGACTGCATTGTCATCGGCGCCGGCGTGGTCGGCCTGGCCTGTGCCGCGGCGCTGGCAAAGGCGGGGCGAGAGGTTCTCGTCCTCGAAGCCGCGGAGGCGATCGGCACGCAGACGAGCAGCCGCAACTCCGAGGTCATTCACGCAGGCATCTATTATTCCGCAGGATCGCTGAAAGCGGAGCTGTGCCGCACCGGCAAGGAGATGCTCTACGCTTATGCCGCCGACCGCGGCATTGCGCACAAACGCTCGGGCAAGATCATCGTTGCCAGCGCCGATGCCCAGCTGGCGAGGCTCGAAGAGATCAAGCGGGCCGCCGCCGCCAACCACGTTACCGATCTCCGGGACCTTGATGCCGCCGGACTCACCGCGCTCGAACCGGCGCTCGTCGGAGTCGGCGGTCTGTTCTCGCCATCGACGGGCATTATCGACAGTCACGGCCTGATGCTCGCGCTCGAAGGCGATCTCACGAATGCCGGCGGCATGGTCGTGCTGCATACGCCCGTCCGGTCGGGCGAGGCGATGGACAGCGGCATCGCGCTCACCACGGGCGGGGATAGGCCCATGCGGCTTATCGCGGAAACGGTAGTCAATTGCGCGGGCCTATCGGCTCCCTCGGTTGCGCGCTCGATCGCCGGTATACCGTCTGACGCGATCCCCGCGGCTTATCATGCGATCGGCCATTACTATCGGCTGAGCGGACCCGCGCCGTGCACCCATCTCGTCTACCCGGTGCCCGAACCGGGCGGCCTCGGCATTCATCTGACGCTCGATTTGGGCGGCCAGGCGAAGTTCGGACCGGACGTGCGCTGGATCGACGAGATCGACTACCGGTTCGACGACAGTCGGTTCGCCGAATTCCTGGCGGCGATCAGGCGCTATCTGCCCGATATCGATGCTGACAGGCTGGATCCCGATTATACCGGAATCCGGCCGAAGATCGTCGGCCCCGGCGAACCCGCCGCCGATTTCCGGATCGACGGCCCGGAGCGGCATGGCGTGCAGGGTCTGGTCAATCTGTACGGGATCGAGTCGCCCGGCCTCACCGCCGCACTGGCGATCGGCGACTATGTGAGCGCGATGCTCAGGCGTTGA
- a CDS encoding SMP-30/gluconolactonase/LRE family protein: MPSFDTLTGDLQFPEGPIVLADGSILVVEIARETLTRVYPEGRAEIVAELGGGPNGAAIGPDGCVYVCNNGGFEWHEIDGGLVPGLTPESYTGGSIQKVDLQSGSVETLYTECGGEPIKGPNDIVFDSQGGFWFTDNGKRYARSEDIGAVYYAKTDGSFISEQVYPCSHANGIGLSPDEKTLYMAETMAGRIKKFALPEPGQAIVPEGLLNPEPILYGAPGYDLYDSLAIEANGNICVATLSRGGITVLSPDGALIDFVALPDPAVTNIAFGGPDMKTAYITLSLTGRLIKMDWPRRGLKLPFNA; this comes from the coding sequence ATGCCCAGTTTCGACACCCTGACCGGCGACCTGCAATTCCCCGAGGGCCCGATCGTGCTTGCCGACGGGTCGATCCTGGTAGTCGAGATCGCGCGCGAAACCCTGACCAGGGTGTATCCGGAGGGACGGGCCGAAATCGTTGCGGAGCTGGGCGGCGGGCCGAATGGCGCGGCGATCGGGCCCGATGGCTGCGTCTATGTCTGCAACAATGGCGGCTTCGAATGGCACGAGATCGACGGCGGTCTCGTGCCCGGACTGACACCGGAGAGTTATACGGGCGGCAGCATCCAGAAGGTCGATCTGCAATCGGGATCGGTCGAGACCCTCTATACCGAATGCGGCGGCGAGCCGATCAAGGGCCCGAACGATATCGTCTTCGACAGCCAGGGCGGCTTTTGGTTTACCGATAACGGCAAGCGCTATGCGCGGTCTGAGGATATCGGCGCGGTCTATTATGCGAAGACCGACGGGAGCTTCATTTCCGAACAGGTCTATCCGTGCAGCCATGCCAACGGCATCGGCCTGTCGCCCGACGAGAAGACCCTCTACATGGCCGAGACCATGGCCGGGCGGATCAAGAAATTCGCGCTGCCCGAGCCCGGCCAGGCGATCGTGCCCGAAGGCCTGCTCAACCCGGAGCCCATATTATATGGCGCGCCCGGCTACGACCTATACGATTCCCTCGCGATCGAGGCGAATGGCAATATCTGCGTCGCGACCCTTTCCCGGGGCGGCATCACGGTACTTTCGCCCGATGGCGCGCTGATCGATTTCGTCGCGCTTCCCGATCCGGCGGTCACGAACATCGCCTTTGGCGGACCCGACATGAAGACCGCCTATATCACGCTGTCGCTGACCGGCCGGCTGATCAAGATGGACTGGCCGCGGCGGGGGTTGAAACTGCCGTTCAACGCCTGA
- a CDS encoding 3-carboxyethylcatechol 2,3-dioxygenase, with translation MPALLAATSHSPLTNVEGQAPEDVSAEFRQSLDDLREKVAAFDPELVIQFGNDHNSGFSLGLMPPFLIGLRATGLGDFGTSTGPLLIDEAAGRLMAASLHEAGIDIATGYDVVFDHGIVWALDKLFGGIDRVPVVPIFINCGGDLRPPFHRAHALGTAVGEIAKASFGDTRILFIASGGLSHDPPLPIFESAPPDVQEKMIAGTEWDEESLRQRTLRVAQAGKDHAAGGDDLLPLNPEWDNQIIAKLEAGDLEWLAQMDDAEVIRLGGRGGSEVRNWLAGFAALKAYGGDYTASKHYYNAVKEWIAGFTMMHARAA, from the coding sequence ATGCCCGCTCTGCTCGCCGCCACGTCGCACAGTCCGCTGACCAATGTCGAAGGCCAGGCGCCGGAAGATGTCAGCGCCGAATTTCGCCAGTCGCTCGATGACCTGCGCGAAAAGGTCGCCGCCTTCGATCCGGAACTGGTCATCCAGTTCGGCAACGATCACAATAGCGGCTTCTCGCTGGGACTGATGCCGCCTTTTCTTATCGGGTTGCGGGCTACCGGGCTCGGCGACTTCGGAACGTCGACCGGACCGCTCCTCATCGACGAGGCGGCCGGCCGGCTGATGGCCGCGTCGCTGCACGAGGCGGGTATCGATATCGCGACCGGCTATGATGTCGTCTTCGACCATGGCATCGTCTGGGCGCTGGACAAGCTGTTCGGCGGGATAGACCGGGTCCCGGTCGTGCCGATCTTCATCAATTGCGGCGGCGATCTGAGACCGCCCTTCCACCGCGCCCATGCGCTGGGCACGGCAGTCGGCGAAATTGCCAAGGCCAGCTTCGGCGACACACGCATATTGTTTATCGCATCGGGCGGGCTGTCCCACGATCCCCCGCTGCCGATATTCGAATCCGCGCCGCCCGACGTGCAGGAAAAGATGATCGCGGGCACCGAATGGGACGAAGAGAGCCTGAGGCAGCGCACCTTGAGGGTCGCGCAGGCCGGCAAGGATCACGCCGCCGGCGGAGACGACCTGCTGCCGCTCAACCCCGAATGGGACAATCAGATCATCGCCAAGCTGGAAGCGGGCGATCTCGAATGGCTTGCGCAGATGGACGATGCGGAGGTCATCCGGCTCGGCGGACGCGGCGGGAGCGAGGTGCGCAACTGGCTGGCGGGCTTTGCCGCGCTGAAGGCCTATGGGGGCGACTATACGGCTTCGAAACACTATTATAATGCCGTGAAGGAATGGATCGCCGGTTTCACCATGATGCACGCCAGGGCCGCCTGA
- a CDS encoding SDR family NAD(P)-dependent oxidoreductase translates to MDLTKRFAGKTCIVTGSGGSIGRATALRLAAEGANIVGCDVVAEGAAETVRLVEEAGGAILSVHPADLTEKAQCERVVGEALDRFGGVDVLFNNGAMAYFAWIDEMDDETWTKTIHEELDIVFLMTRAAWPELVKSEGAIVNVASLSAWAGIELLPALAHTAAKGGVLSMTRQLAMEGRKHGIRANSVSPGTILTNQTQFIKDDPEWSRIQLGRAMMNRMGEPEEVAGAVAFLASEDASYVTGADLRVDGGVLAW, encoded by the coding sequence ATGGACTTGACCAAGAGGTTCGCCGGCAAGACCTGTATCGTCACGGGCTCGGGCGGCAGCATCGGCCGCGCCACGGCGCTGCGGCTCGCGGCCGAAGGCGCGAATATTGTCGGCTGCGATGTCGTGGCCGAGGGCGCCGCCGAAACCGTACGGCTCGTCGAGGAGGCCGGCGGCGCGATACTCTCGGTGCATCCCGCGGACCTGACCGAAAAGGCGCAATGCGAGCGGGTCGTCGGCGAAGCCTTAGACCGGTTTGGCGGCGTCGACGTGCTCTTCAACAATGGCGCGATGGCCTATTTCGCCTGGATCGACGAAATGGACGACGAAACCTGGACGAAAACAATCCACGAAGAGCTCGATATCGTCTTCCTCATGACGCGCGCGGCCTGGCCGGAGCTCGTCAAGAGCGAGGGCGCGATCGTCAATGTCGCCTCGCTGTCCGCCTGGGCGGGTATCGAACTGCTGCCCGCGCTGGCCCACACGGCGGCAAAGGGCGGCGTCCTCTCGATGACGCGGCAGCTGGCGATGGAGGGCCGCAAACACGGCATCCGCGCGAACTCGGTCTCGCCGGGCACGATCCTGACGAACCAGACCCAGTTCATCAAGGACGACCCGGAATGGTCGCGCATCCAGCTCGGCCGCGCGATGATGAACCGCATGGGCGAGCCGGAAGAAGTGGCCGGCGCGGTCGCCTTCCTCGCGAGCGAGGATGCCTCCTATGTCACGGGCGCCGACCTGCGCGTCGACGGCGGCGTTCTGGCGTGGTGA
- a CDS encoding alkene reductase has product MNRSPLFTPCRVGDVALPNRIVMAPMTRLRAPGAMPNALMADYYSQRASAGLIITECTMVSDTSAAYMFAPGIYSDAFIAPWRAVTDTVHEAGGRIFLQLWHSGRVAHVSLMPGGEKPYAPSAIRGEGELHTPEGKKRVSTPREMTVPHITGLTKAFGKAAERARQAGFDGIEIHGAFGYLVDQFLQDGSNQRSDHYGGSFENRIRFLLGVVSAVQQAFGNDVGLKLSPSNRYHGMSDSDPEGLFGFLLSELGDHDLAYLHMMEPLPFDHEQGHAIADVKAFAARHYDGTIIANGGFDAATAARAIADGEADLVSFAQLFIANPDLPRRFREDLALAAPDFAKVYGAPGMELSEGYIDYPAAD; this is encoded by the coding sequence ATGAACCGATCACCGCTCTTTACCCCGTGCCGCGTCGGCGATGTCGCATTGCCGAACCGGATCGTCATGGCGCCGATGACCCGGCTCCGCGCGCCGGGCGCCATGCCCAACGCGCTAATGGCCGACTATTACAGCCAGCGCGCGAGCGCGGGCCTGATCATAACCGAATGCACGATGGTGTCCGACACGAGCGCCGCCTATATGTTCGCGCCCGGCATCTATTCCGACGCGTTCATCGCGCCCTGGCGGGCGGTGACCGATACCGTGCACGAGGCCGGCGGGCGGATCTTCCTCCAGCTTTGGCATTCGGGGCGCGTGGCCCATGTGTCACTGATGCCGGGCGGCGAAAAACCCTATGCGCCGAGCGCCATTCGCGGCGAAGGCGAACTCCATACGCCGGAGGGCAAGAAGCGCGTGTCGACGCCGCGCGAGATGACCGTTCCGCATATCACCGGACTGACCAAGGCGTTCGGCAAGGCGGCGGAGCGCGCTCGGCAAGCGGGGTTCGACGGGATCGAGATTCATGGTGCCTTCGGCTATCTGGTGGACCAGTTTCTGCAGGATGGCAGCAACCAGCGGTCCGATCATTATGGCGGTTCGTTCGAGAACCGGATCCGGTTCCTGCTCGGCGTCGTGTCCGCAGTTCAGCAGGCGTTCGGCAACGATGTCGGGCTCAAGCTTTCGCCCAGCAACCGCTATCACGGGATGAGCGACAGCGACCCGGAAGGGCTTTTCGGTTTCCTGTTGTCGGAACTGGGCGATCACGACCTCGCCTATCTGCATATGATGGAACCGCTGCCCTTCGACCATGAACAGGGCCATGCGATCGCGGACGTCAAAGCCTTTGCGGCGCGCCACTATGACGGCACGATCATCGCCAATGGCGGCTTCGATGCGGCAACCGCCGCGCGGGCGATCGCCGATGGCGAGGCCGATCTCGTATCCTTTGCCCAGCTGTTCATCGCCAATCCCGATCTGCCGCGCCGCTTTCGCGAAGATCTCGCGCTTGCCGCCCCCGATTTCGCCAAAGTCTACGGCGCCCCGGGGATGGAGTTGAGCGAGGGCTATATCGACTATCCGGCAGCCGACTGA
- a CDS encoding alpha/beta fold hydrolase gives MTYQSLWTDVHRSSFEQGFVDANGVRTRYIRAGDPDGPALIFLHGTGGHAEAFLRNLDAHAAHFNTYLIDYLGHGWTEKPEIDYEMPQYCQHLADTMDALGIEHASICGESMGGWIAAWFAIHYPDRVDRLILNTMGGATMNPEVMKTVYDKTLAAVESPATHTKPRLEWLMADPSVVTDDLVACRERIYSQPGMKEAIKRILCLQVEEPRRRNLMTEDNMSRIKAPTLVVWTSKDPTASTDVGKMIAGWIPGAQFTVMENCGHWPQYEKPDEYNAICLDFLLEDREKAAA, from the coding sequence ATGACCTATCAGAGCCTGTGGACCGATGTTCATCGCTCGAGCTTCGAACAGGGATTCGTCGACGCGAATGGCGTCCGCACCCGCTATATTCGCGCCGGCGATCCGGACGGGCCCGCGCTGATATTCCTGCACGGCACGGGCGGCCATGCCGAGGCCTTTCTGCGCAACCTCGATGCCCATGCCGCGCATTTCAACACCTATCTGATCGACTATCTCGGCCATGGCTGGACCGAAAAACCCGAGATCGATTACGAGATGCCGCAATATTGCCAGCATCTCGCCGATACGATGGATGCGCTGGGCATCGAACACGCGTCGATCTGCGGCGAATCGATGGGCGGCTGGATCGCGGCCTGGTTCGCGATCCACTATCCCGATCGCGTCGACCGGCTGATCCTCAACACGATGGGCGGCGCGACGATGAACCCGGAGGTCATGAAGACGGTCTACGACAAGACGCTGGCGGCAGTCGAAAGTCCCGCAACGCATACCAAGCCGCGGCTCGAATGGCTGATGGCCGATCCGTCGGTCGTCACCGACGACCTCGTCGCCTGCCGCGAGCGGATCTATTCCCAGCCCGGGATGAAGGAGGCGATCAAGCGGATATTGTGCCTGCAGGTCGAGGAGCCGCGCCGCCGCAACCTGATGACCGAGGACAACATGTCCCGGATCAAGGCGCCGACCCTGGTCGTCTGGACGAGCAAGGATCCGACGGCCTCGACCGATGTCGGCAAGATGATCGCCGGCTGGATCCCCGGCGCCCAATTCACCGTCATGGAAAATTGCGGACATTGGCCGCAATATGAGAAACCGGACGAGTATAACGCGATCTGCCTGGATTTCCTCCTCGAGGACCGGGAAAAGGCGGCCGCCTGA
- a CDS encoding LuxR C-terminal-related transcriptional regulator, with protein sequence MNSPLSPTKAGEGRDVVLSTKLAPPKSGNSKTIERNRLSEKRELVWEVACVNVVAPAGFGKTTLLAQWYAHAKDEGRAAAWLTCDEADQDVYRFSRHLFRALSLASPELEEAFSGIAKSGFDIDIESVGVTIVNALEGLQQPVLLVIDDMHVAASDETNALVGFLVNSGCGYLHIAINSRQQLEFSMGKLRALGQVLDIRTTDLEFAPEEAREAIATILPDDPGPEAIETIVARTEGWATGIRLATMALAAKPDMPLGHLLSGREPTLKAYLREEIIASLPEALGEFVGDTALLGEFSAEFADHIRGKRDSAELIAQLEEKQFFILPLEEPGWYRYHALFVEAFTEGLHTFSPRKKSALHLKAADWLESKGGIERALFHANASESLDDLVELLARTAEEIAHTGRGATLLRYARMIPAEMLQDYPALQLDRVYAATLTWQFSEAKRVLDDVRATMLDTDRLKAWKARNIDIARLERKLIHREMQLLLLQDRMPKVAKLARQWQDMEGGCTPFEDAVARTTLIYAQRELFDFSNVAASKSARETFEAENNRWATVWHDCIIGATHTQMGDLARAQSIFESAFETASNLVGRINPTTAMPALYLADLKYERNDLESATALIDEFLPLAMRTGLVDQLVAGFQTKARIASLSGTDLALRVLEEGEEIAGARQFDRLKAFLLADRIRIFTSAGDTASVRRIGMLNNISSDLEELKPRRNMTSVDAATAYAAAHVAIIENDLSGAESLLARWLQFLEAHQCVRYALKMALALAHAQIVMGEAKAAHRSLRTAMQLGGSGGFIRSFVDANPAVLSVLEDMTFDQHFDLADHHQTILTAMGSDRATTPAAKKDLEETGGQFEALNNRESEILLMISTGMMNKEIAEDLGLTLGTVKWYLQQIYGKMGVNRRSEAVFKARQLGLIA encoded by the coding sequence ATGAATTCGCCCTTATCTCCAACCAAGGCCGGCGAAGGCAGGGATGTCGTGCTCTCGACCAAGCTTGCTCCTCCCAAATCCGGCAACAGCAAGACCATCGAACGCAATCGGCTCTCGGAGAAACGCGAGCTCGTCTGGGAGGTCGCCTGCGTAAACGTCGTGGCGCCGGCGGGTTTCGGGAAGACGACGTTGCTGGCGCAATGGTATGCGCACGCCAAGGATGAGGGCCGGGCCGCCGCCTGGCTGACCTGCGACGAGGCCGACCAGGACGTATACCGGTTTTCTCGGCATCTGTTTCGCGCGCTCTCGCTCGCCTCGCCGGAGCTTGAAGAGGCTTTCTCCGGAATCGCGAAATCGGGCTTCGATATCGATATAGAATCCGTCGGCGTCACGATCGTCAACGCGCTGGAGGGTCTGCAACAACCCGTGCTGCTGGTGATCGACGATATGCATGTCGCGGCATCGGACGAAACCAACGCCCTGGTGGGTTTTCTGGTCAATAGCGGCTGCGGATATCTCCACATCGCTATCAACAGCCGCCAGCAACTCGAATTCAGCATGGGCAAGCTGCGCGCGCTCGGCCAGGTGCTCGATATCCGAACCACCGACCTGGAATTCGCGCCCGAAGAGGCCCGCGAAGCGATCGCCACCATTTTACCCGACGATCCCGGGCCCGAAGCGATCGAAACCATTGTCGCGCGTACCGAGGGATGGGCCACCGGAATCCGGCTCGCCACGATGGCGCTCGCCGCGAAGCCGGACATGCCGCTCGGCCACCTCCTTTCGGGCAGGGAACCGACCCTGAAGGCCTATCTGCGCGAGGAAATCATCGCCAGCCTGCCCGAAGCGCTGGGCGAATTCGTCGGCGATACCGCCCTGCTCGGCGAGTTTTCGGCCGAGTTCGCCGATCATATTCGCGGTAAACGCGATAGTGCCGAGCTGATCGCCCAGCTGGAAGAAAAGCAGTTCTTCATTCTGCCTTTGGAGGAGCCCGGCTGGTATCGCTATCATGCCCTGTTCGTCGAGGCGTTCACCGAGGGGCTGCACACCTTTTCCCCGCGCAAGAAAAGCGCGCTCCACCTCAAGGCGGCCGATTGGCTGGAAAGCAAGGGCGGGATCGAACGGGCCCTGTTCCACGCCAACGCATCGGAATCGCTTGACGATCTGGTCGAATTGCTGGCCAGGACCGCCGAGGAGATCGCGCATACTGGCCGGGGCGCGACATTGCTCCGCTATGCGCGGATGATCCCGGCCGAGATGCTGCAGGACTATCCGGCGCTGCAGCTCGATCGTGTCTATGCGGCCACGCTCACCTGGCAGTTCAGCGAGGCGAAACGCGTGCTCGACGACGTCCGGGCGACGATGCTGGATACCGATCGGCTTAAGGCCTGGAAGGCCCGGAACATCGATATCGCGCGTCTCGAACGCAAGCTGATCCACCGGGAAATGCAGCTCCTGCTGTTGCAGGACCGGATGCCGAAAGTCGCGAAGCTTGCGCGGCAATGGCAGGATATGGAGGGCGGCTGCACGCCGTTCGAGGATGCGGTGGCCCGCACGACGCTGATCTACGCCCAGCGCGAGCTGTTCGATTTTTCCAATGTCGCCGCTTCGAAATCCGCCCGCGAGACTTTCGAGGCGGAAAACAACAGATGGGCAACCGTCTGGCATGATTGCATCATCGGCGCCACGCACACCCAGATGGGCGATCTTGCCCGCGCGCAATCCATCTTCGAAAGCGCTTTCGAAACCGCGTCCAATCTTGTCGGGCGGATCAATCCGACGACCGCCATGCCCGCCCTCTATCTTGCCGACCTCAAATATGAGCGCAACGATCTGGAATCCGCGACCGCGTTGATCGACGAGTTTCTGCCATTGGCGATGCGTACAGGGTTGGTCGACCAGCTCGTGGCCGGTTTCCAGACCAAAGCGCGGATCGCGTCGCTATCGGGCACCGATCTGGCCCTGCGCGTACTCGAAGAAGGCGAGGAGATCGCGGGCGCGCGCCAATTCGACCGTTTGAAGGCCTTTCTCCTCGCCGATCGCATCCGGATATTCACCAGCGCCGGTGATACCGCGTCCGTGCGCCGGATCGGAATGCTCAACAATATCTCCTCCGATCTCGAAGAGCTGAAACCACGCCGCAACATGACGTCGGTCGATGCCGCCACGGCCTATGCGGCGGCGCATGTGGCGATCATCGAGAACGACCTGAGCGGCGCGGAGAGCCTTCTGGCCCGCTGGCTGCAGTTCCTCGAGGCGCATCAATGCGTTCGCTATGCGCTCAAAATGGCGCTGGCGCTGGCCCATGCCCAGATCGTCATGGGCGAAGCGAAAGCCGCACACCGCTCGCTGCGCACGGCCATGCAACTGGGCGGATCTGGCGGCTTCATCCGGTCGTTCGTCGACGCCAATCCGGCGGTCCTTTCCGTGCTCGAAGACATGACCTTCGATCAGCATTTCGACCTCGCCGACCATCACCAGACCATTTTGACCGCGATGGGCTCCGATCGGGCGACAACGCCCGCCGCCAAAAAGGATCTGGAGGAAACCGGCGGACAGTTCGAAGCGCTTAACAATCGCGAATCCGAAATCCTGCTGATGATCTCGACCGGCATGATGAACAAGGAGATCGCCGAAGATCTCGGCCTCACGCTCGGCACGGTCAAATGGTATCTCCAGCAGATCTACGGCAAGATGGGCGTCAACCGCCGGTCCGAAGCCGTGTTCAAGGCGCGGCAATTGGGGCTGATCGCCTGA
- a CDS encoding SDR family NAD(P)-dependent oxidoreductase, producing the protein MSKDLDGKVIVITGAGGGIGEAAAEICAAQGARLVLAGRTLDKVETVADRIARSGAECIALQADVARGDDVRKLTETAVGEFGRLDGAFNNAGIDGALAPAADYPEDEFDTVIAVNLKGVWQCMRFQIPAMLESGGGSIVNNASALGEVGQFAMAAYCASKAGVLGLTKAAALDYGAQGVRVNAISPGVIETPMMTSQMDAMPELREILLARHPIGRLGEPVEIAGAVAWMLSDASSFLLGSNVAVDGGYAAI; encoded by the coding sequence ATGTCGAAGGACCTGGACGGCAAAGTCATCGTGATCACCGGCGCCGGAGGCGGCATCGGCGAAGCCGCCGCCGAAATATGCGCCGCGCAGGGCGCGAGGCTGGTTCTGGCCGGCCGGACGCTGGACAAGGTCGAAACCGTGGCGGACCGTATCGCGCGTTCGGGCGCGGAGTGTATCGCCTTGCAGGCCGATGTGGCGCGGGGAGACGATGTCCGGAAACTGACCGAGACTGCGGTCGGCGAGTTCGGCCGGCTCGACGGCGCGTTCAACAATGCGGGCATCGACGGGGCGCTCGCCCCGGCCGCCGATTATCCGGAAGACGAGTTCGATACCGTGATCGCCGTGAATCTCAAAGGCGTATGGCAATGCATGCGGTTCCAGATTCCGGCCATGCTCGAAAGCGGTGGCGGGTCGATCGTCAACAACGCCTCGGCGCTCGGCGAAGTCGGGCAGTTCGCGATGGCCGCCTATTGCGCGTCGAAGGCCGGCGTACTCGGTCTGACCAAAGCGGCCGCGCTCGATTACGGCGCGCAAGGGGTTCGCGTGAACGCGATCTCGCCCGGGGTGATCGAAACGCCGATGATGACATCGCAGATGGACGCGATGCCCGAGCTGCGCGAGATACTGCTGGCACGCCACCCGATCGGACGGCTGGGCGAGCCGGTGGAAATCGCCGGGGCCGTGGCCTGGATGCTGTCCGACGCGTCGTCCTTCCTGCTGGGCTCCAACGTCGCGGTCGATGGCGGCTATGCGGCCATCTGA
- a CDS encoding LLM class flavin-dependent oxidoreductase — translation MDVAFFIPPTVGSKEDLMEGLAGRRTDLYQQMLGHLVEIAQYMDEFGYYGMGFTEHHLSVEGMTLSNSPQMLGLYLANHTKYNHYGALGHVLPVHDPLRVAAEIAMLDQMTQGRAFAGFARGVQTRWINSMAQHRYSLADNITDPEQYNEDRRKLYYENLEIILKAWDNDTFSHKGDFWTLPAPKTDWPGQQMSRDMGGRSLDKDGNLVEIGVAPAMYNRKRPTMFEPFSVSHGSIETAAANGLVPIGIMCDPEIVAEQVEAAQRGWAKAGVDTKPGERLGFARYMIVGETDEEAMEFAELAMFEWTYFFAQFGFNAVLAGKDEDWQDIPSTIPEFIKRGILFCGSPDTVNRQLEAALKVMPIDYLWLFTPNELLPQPKMMKHLELMTRKVLPNFTDKIGPNVHRQEAA, via the coding sequence ATGGACGTAGCATTTTTCATACCGCCGACCGTCGGATCGAAAGAGGATCTCATGGAAGGTCTCGCTGGACGGCGCACCGATCTCTACCAGCAAATGCTCGGCCATCTCGTCGAAATCGCGCAATATATGGACGAGTTCGGCTATTACGGGATGGGCTTTACCGAGCATCATCTCTCGGTCGAGGGCATGACGCTTTCGAACAGCCCGCAGATGCTCGGCCTCTATCTCGCCAATCATACCAAATATAATCATTACGGCGCGCTCGGCCATGTGCTGCCGGTCCATGATCCGCTGCGCGTCGCCGCCGAAATCGCGATGCTCGACCAGATGACCCAGGGGCGCGCCTTTGCCGGCTTCGCCCGCGGCGTGCAGACGCGCTGGATCAATTCGATGGCGCAGCACCGCTACAGCCTGGCGGACAATATCACCGATCCCGAACAATATAACGAGGATCGCCGCAAGCTGTACTACGAGAATCTCGAAATTATCCTCAAAGCCTGGGACAATGACACCTTCTCCCACAAGGGCGATTTCTGGACGCTTCCCGCGCCAAAGACGGACTGGCCGGGGCAGCAGATGAGCCGGGACATGGGCGGTCGGAGCCTCGACAAGGACGGCAATCTGGTCGAGATCGGCGTCGCGCCGGCGATGTACAACCGCAAGCGCCCGACGATGTTCGAACCCTTCTCGGTCAGCCACGGCTCGATCGAGACGGCGGCCGCTAACGGTTTGGTCCCGATCGGTATCATGTGCGATCCCGAAATCGTCGCCGAGCAGGTCGAGGCCGCGCAGCGCGGCTGGGCCAAGGCCGGCGTCGACACCAAGCCGGGCGAACGGCTCGGCTTCGCGCGCTACATGATCGTCGGCGAAACCGACGAAGAGGCGATGGAATTCGCCGAACTCGCAATGTTCGAATGGACCTATTTTTTCGCGCAGTTCGGGTTCAACGCCGTGCTCGCCGGCAAGGACGAGGATTGGCAGGACATTCCGTCCACCATTCCCGAATTCATCAAACGCGGCATTCTGTTCTGCGGCAGCCCCGATACGGTGAACCGGCAGCTGGAAGCGGCGCTGAAGGTCATGCCGATCGATTATCTCTGGCTGTTCACGCCCAACGAGCTGCTGCCACAGCCCAAGATGATGAAGCATCTCGAGCTCATGACGCGCAAGGTGCTGCCCAACTTCACCGACAAGATCGGGCCCAATGTTCACCGCCAGGAAGCCGCCTGA